TGAGCGGTGATTCTCTGGCAAGGATCAAGGCTTACAACAAAGAGCGCCTGAGCGAAAACTTCGTGCGTGAAGTGGCCAAGCAACTGGTGCAGACGGCGATAGCCGTTCGCAAGCAGGGCCTTTCACTGCATGAACTCACTCCCAGCGGAATTATGGTACCCGAGGATTCCAACACCATCACCGTCCTCTCATCAGGAATCAAATACGAAGAAGTGGACGAGCGGGATGAGGTTTTCAACCTAGGCGTCATCATCGCGCAATTGCTTTCCGGAAATGTATTGTACAAAGCGAGTTACAGCTCCGAGAATCTGAAGCTGCACAAGTTTTCCCACATCCCTGGCGTCACCGTTAGCATGAACAAAATCCTCTCCGACTGCCTGCACCGCAACATCTTACATCGTAACACCTCCCTTGAGGCGTTACTTAGGGGTTTGAACAACCTGCCGCCGGTGGAAGAGGATGAAGTTTTCGCGCCCAAGGGGGCTTCGCAATCCCTGGCAAAACTCCAGGACCAGCCGCTTCCACTTCCCAAGCGCCATCTGGAATGGAATTTCTGGCTGATTATCGGTCTGATCGTCGCAGGTCTTGCCCTGTTCTTCATCTTCGGCTTGCCCGCCATTCAAGAATCAGGCGGGCTGGTTGGAGATATCAGAAACATCATCACTGGAACCCCCGACCCCCTGGAAACCAACCCCCCAGATCTGCCGCAGC
The Candidatus Cloacimonadota bacterium DNA segment above includes these coding regions:
- a CDS encoding zinc-ribbon domain-containing protein — encoded protein: MRYCGNCGKKIPEKSKFCVHCGTRREDLDGSVNEQNQVPQPEAPEVIRRFGGDQVTDAVFKLMDPGDVFCGYTIVRMLNKDPEGIKYIADKEGKRYVLKLFFKYKYSDLESIMDLQQRLKRMGKLSSAQTARVAEINQTHDPIFMATEFVSGDSLARIKAYNKERLSENFVREVAKQLVQTAIAVRKQGLSLHELTPSGIMVPEDSNTITVLSSGIKYEEVDERDEVFNLGVIIAQLLSGNVLYKASYSSENLKLHKFSHIPGVTVSMNKILSDCLHRNILHRNTSLEALLRGLNNLPPVEEDEVFAPKGASQSLAKLQDQPLPLPKRHLEWNFWLIIGLIVAGLALFFIFGLPAIQESGGLVGDIRNIITGTPDPLETNPPDLPQ